One segment of Triticum aestivum cultivar Chinese Spring chromosome 2A, IWGSC CS RefSeq v2.1, whole genome shotgun sequence DNA contains the following:
- the LOC123187176 gene encoding cytochrome P450 81Q32 — MADAGTLSYLPLSLATALFFVLLLLLTKSRRERGLRLPPSPPSLPVIGHLHLFKKPLHRALANLAAAHGPVLLLRFGSRRVLHITDPAAAEECLTAHDVVFANRPRLPSARHLSNGYTTLGSSSYGANWRNLRRIATVEVLSAGSLLRSAAVRGDEVRLAARRLFLEAAADGASEPSPARADVKARAFELALNVVARMIAGKRYCGGEGDVPESEAEEAARFREMVREYFAMHGASNLQDFLPVLGVLDIGGARRRVVRLARKRNEWAQRLIDEHRASFDDGKGKSRCGRTMVGDLLDMQAADPEAYSDKVIRALCLSILQTGTDTSSSTIEWGMAELLNHPNAMAKARVELDEVVGTGRLLEEADLPSLPYLQCIITETLRLHPIAPLLAPHESSAACSIAGYDIPAGTMLLVNIHTMHRDARVWEEPARFSPERFEGGRGEGKWMLPFGMGRRGCPGEALGVKMVGLALGTLVQCFEWRRVGDEEVDMAEGSGLTMPMAVPLEALYWPRAEMTPVLRAL; from the exons ATGGCGGACGCCGGGACGCTCTCCTACCTGCCCCTCTCGCTCGCCACGGCCCTCTTCTTCGTTCTCCTCCTACTCCTCACCAAAAGCAGGCGCGAGCGCGGCCTCCGGCTGCCGCCGAGCCCGCCGTCCCTGCCGGTCATCGGCCACCTGCACCTCTTCAAGAAGCCGCTCCACCGCGCGCTGGCCAACCTCGCCGCGGCACACGGGCCGGTGCTGCTCCTCCGCTTCGGCTCCCGCCGCGTGCTCCACATCACCGACCCGGCAGCCGCCGAGGAGTGCCTGACGGCTCACGACGTGGTCTTCGCCAACCGGCCCCGGCTACCCTCAGCGCGGCACCTCTCCAACGGCTACACCACGCTGGGCTCCTCCAGCTACGGCGCCAACTGGCGCAACCTCCGCCGCATCGCCACCGTCGAGGTGCTCTCCGCGGGCAGCCTCCTCCGCTCCGCCGCCGTCCGCGGCGACGAGGTCCGCCTCGCCGCGCGCCGCCTCTTCCTCGAGGCTGCCGCCGACGGGGCGTCGGAGCCGAGCCCCGCGCGCGCCGACGTGAAGGCGCGGGCGTTCGAGCTGGCGCTGAACGTGGTGGCGCGGATGATCGCCGGGAAGCGGTActgcggcggcgagggggacgtgCCGGAgtcggaggcggaggaggccgccaGGTTCCGGGAGATGGTGCGCGAGTACTTCGCGATGCACGGCGCGTCCAACCTGCAGGACTTCCTGCCGGTGCTCGGCGTGCTGGACATCGGCGGCGCCAGGCGGCGGGTGGTGCGGCTGGCCCGGAAGCGCAACGAGTGGGCGCAGCGGCTCATCGACGAGCACCGCGCCTCCTTCGACGATGGCAAGGGGAAGAGCCGCTGCGGCCGGACGATGGTCGGCGACCTGCTGGACATGCAGGCGGCCGATCCGGAGGCGTACAGCGACAAGGTCATCAGAGCGCTCTGCCTG AGCATCCTTCAAACCGGCACGGACACCTCGTCGAGCACCATCGAATGGGGCATGGCGGAGCTTCTGAACCACCCAAACGCCATGGCGAAGGCAAGGGTGGAGCTCGACGAGGTCGTCGGCACGGGGCGCCTCCTGGAGGAAGCCGACCTTCCCAGCCTGCCCTACCTCCAGTGCATCATCACGGAGACCCTCCGGCTGCACCCAATCGCCCCGCTCCTCGCCCCACACGAGTCCTCCGCCGCCTGCTCCATCGCAGGCTACGACATCCCAGCGGGAACCATGCTCCTTGTCAACATCCACACGATGCACAGGGATGCGCGTGTGTGGGAGGAGCCGGCAAGGTTCTCGCCAGAGAGGTTTGAAGGCGGGAGGGGCGAGGGAAAGTGGATGCTGCCATTCGGAATGGGGCGGAGAGGGTGCCCAGGGGAGGCGCTCGGCGTGAAGATGGTCGGGCTCGCGCTGGGCACGCTGGTGCAGTGCTTCGAGTGGAGGAGGGTCGGCGACGAGGAGGTTGACATGGCTGAAGGGTCAGGGCTGACCATGCCCATGGCTGTACCTTTGGAGGCTTTGTACTGGCCTCGTGCAGAGATGACACCGGTGCTAAGGGCACTCTAG
- the LOC123187177 gene encoding uncharacterized protein: MGCLLALTDDLLADILIRLPSPADLARASASCASLRRVVTSPRFLRRVRSLHAPPPLGVFVPDAAAGFFPALPPNPAARPARALALAADFSFAFLPAPARAWLVRDHRDGRFLLDRAAPAGSTAFTEVAVCDPLSRRCLLLPPIPDALAASVDNPYLQRGGDDGGLQSRSNEIFLASRGNDDRGEELPLAVIWMACCRGKLVAFYFCSGSREWSALSPPVHHALSMRRVMGVRLGQRNHAHGCFYWMITLTRRWLVLDARKMEFSILDISPVLAGRSMMFSNQITTLESGEGRTTVVVSDLFRADKRCVLYFYSFMHFSDRWQLQNKITLPEEWGDRFRGIIGAFEGCLYIKLDHPKQNLGDPVEQNVTYFWFDLKTMQVGRFTEISSATVNEAYLYMGFPPSLSLPSV, encoded by the coding sequence atgggcTGCCTGCTGGCGCTCACCGACGACCTCCTCGCGGACATCCTCATCCGCTTGCCGTCGCCGGCGGACCTCGCGCGCGCCTCCGCCTCCTGCGCCTCGCTCCGCCGCGTCGTCACCTCCCCGCGGTTCCTCCGCCGGGTCCGCTCCCTCCACGCCCCGCCCCCGCTCGGCGTCTTCgtccccgacgccgccgccgggTTCTTCCCCGCCCTCCCGCCCAACCCCGCGGCCCGCCCCGCCCGCGCGCTCGCCCTCGCCGCCGACTTCTCCTTCGCCTTCCTCCCGGCCCCCGCGCGCGCCTGGCTCGTCCGCGACCACCGCGACGGCCGCTTCCTCCTCGACCGCGCCGCGCCGGCCGGCTCCACGGCCTTCACCGAGGTCGCCGTCTGCGACCCGCTCTCCCGGCGCTGCCTCCTGCTCCCGCCCAtccccgacgccctcgccgcctccGTGGACAACCCCTACCTCCagcgcggcggcgacgacggggggCTCCAGTCGCGCAGCAACGAGATCTTCCTGGCCTCCCGCGGCAACGACGACCGCGGCGAGGAGCTGCCGCTCGCCGTCATCTGGATGGCCTGCTGCCGAGGGAAGCTGGTCGCGTTCTACTTCTGCTCTGGATCTCGGGAATGGAGCGCGCTTTCGCCGCCGGTGCACCACGCGCTGAGCATGCGGAGGGTCATGGGCGTCCGACTGGGGCAACGCAACCATGCCCATGGGTGCTTCTACTGGATGATAACTCTCACCCGGAGGTGGCTCGTGCTGGACGCCCGCAAAATGGAGTTCTCCATCCTCGACATTTCTCCTGTCCTGGCAGGCCGCTCGATGATGTTCAGTAATCAGATCACCACTCTGGAGTCAGGGGAAGGCAGGACAACCGTTGTGGTTTCGGATCTTTTTAGGGCGGATAAAAGATGTGTCCTCTACTTTTATTCGTTCATGCATTTCAGTGACCGGTGGCAGCTGCAGAACAAGATCACCTTGCCCGAGGAATGGGGAGACCGGTTTCGAGGCATCATAGGTGCATTTGAGGGCTGCTTATACATAAAACTAGATCATCCAAAGCAGAATTTGGGAGATCCTGTTGAGCAAAATGTCACATACTTTTGGTTCGATCTCAAGACTATGCAGGTTGGTAGGTTCACTGAGATAAGTTCTGCTACTGTGAACGAAGCCTACCTTTACATGGGGTTTCCCCCATCACTGTCACTTCCTAGTGTTTGA